ATACAATTACGACATCTATAAATATCAGATAAAGACACAAATCAAATACtgatcttttaaaaaaatttaaaaatcttaaatttggAACAAAGAATTGGGTCTTCTTAAAGACTACGCTATTTATTTCGATTATGTTAAACTGACGATACCTTTTTTCGGCAGTTATCATCAGGCCCATTTACGGCATCGAAGAAGTCGGATGTACATACCAAAACGCTGGTCAACTTAGCAGGCGTTGCAGAACGTCCCATATCTCGCAAACATTCCAATGTTTGCTTCGAGATTTGGATAATATCCGATATTGATAGGAGAAAGATGATGCACTTACCTTATTAAGTGATGTAAGAACATCAGAAAATTATGATGTGaagattattaaaatatttaaatgtcaatATCATCTGTTTGGAAACTTTGTCTGAATGAAAATAAGGCCAGAAACATTCCAAAAACTAATATATTTGTTCAATGAAAACTACAGCAACTTGAGTGaatcatttaatgaaatatttaaaacatgagTAAAAATtgacgataactaccgcctgatGATAATACCCTCCATTGCTCTAGTTTACTGcttataatttgtaaataattaacTATTCTTGTACTAAATATAACAAGATTTGGGAAATAATAAGGTTaatatgtggtcttttcggtccattgtgTTCCAATTCTGGTGGATAGTCGCACTGCATCTACCAAATGGCGGGTTACCAGTGTGAAATTTTGGCCagcgtaaagcaagggtctatacGAATGTAATAGAACTACTgatatgggactaaatgggtgtttagggtaaatatctcatttacccatatatgtaaggtaggtgttatgtcacgcccaatttttgtgtgtttgcaccaaaatcttgGCAACACCAAACAGTGTCGGAAAATTCCACACTTTCacaccagatatggtgtcaggaccaaaggaaactcgggctaggagtaatgaaaaataccctgttTATGCTGGGCTTCATTAACTACCAACCTTTcactctcaaggcaaacatcctaccactaatAAGCTAAAGGGAAGTTAccgctagtctgagctagtaaggtgaacTTTTACTCTCTACTTAACACTACTTCCTTTACAAAGTCTTTGCTCCGGAAGGCAACCACAAGCCAGGTTCTTAAGCTCCAAGGAGGCCTCTCAGTCTCCTATAGCTTCCACTTGAAGTGGTCAATAGtaccaaatctgtaataggaaggaatAATGAAAGATACCCTGTCTGTGCCAAGCTTCAAACTGAGCAACCTTTccctctcaaggcaaacatcctaccactgaAGGGAAATTCCTGCTAGTCTGAGCTATTAAGTTGACCTTATACTctcacacatatgtatatacatgtatttgtgtaaaCATAAAAGCATTTTcagctcgtctcttcgaagaagagtgacagcttatgtcgtcactccggctTCGGcattggtttttcaaatgttaaatttttggtgcaagtgttgaaaggcatagtaattagtggtaatatggtccctgtgggggtcaaactatcccctgccggagttaaacttgaagattttttggggaaaaaacagaattttaaaatttttggacttagaatatttctgcgttaagtttttggtgcaagtgttaagaggtttttatacatcactttataattgtactagggtgctgatatttggcagtagagtccctatggagtaagacaatcccttcctggagtttccttggatttttttctttttaaatctgtatttttgtttttgtttttaaatctttggactttgtgttaagtttatgttgtgagtgttgaaaggcatagtaatacatggtattagggtccctgtgggggttaaactatcccttgctgGAGTttaactgaaagattttttttgggaaaaaacacatttttttttttaatttgtgcaaatgttgaaagctattaacacatcactttatgattgtactagggtgctgatatctGGTAAAAGAGTTCCTATgaagttacactatcccttcttggggtgaaactgaaaataaaacaatgtgaaaatgctcacaataggcaatttataccggtccacatttttcaagggagacaactctcattaggataatattttgtcaaaaaattgaagaaatatgtccaaaagcaattacatttgtatctaatatattcatttaatctacaacagcatagcttgtctcccgaatgtttgtcaataaataattatatatattaattggtatggttttgaaaattgcatgaattcacaaaagcataatctgatcaagtaaacaatataaatattattaatgcaatttgcgaaaccattccaattaatatattttaattatttattgacaaacatttgcgagacgagctatgctgttctccaacagctcttgttaaaCTGTGTATCGGCTATCTTCAGGCAATTACTAATGTCTTGGTAACAACAATGAATAATACAATCAATAACATATGAGGGagataattacatatttttgtttaaggTGTGATGCATGATACTAATTATTAACCATGTAGTGCAAGTTTGAAAAGTTTTACAAACGATGTCCTTTTTGCAAAGTCATTTTGTAGTACTAGAATCTGACATCTTGCAGAAGGGACACGCCCAGAATAATCCTTTGCCACAAATTTCCAGATGTGCTCTTAATAGAATTTTTCAAGTTTCAGGCATTCTTATTTGTTGCCTGTGAATGTGAATTCTTTTCGTAAATGCATTTCCTGTTTGTCCGATATAATGATCACGACCGGTACATGTAGCactggttatacagtaaatcaaattatttcttTTGCAAGTTtggtttaattgttatatatgtgATACTCTCTTCATTGAAATAGCAAGAGGGTTctgaattatttctatatgatTGATGATTTTAATTAGTTCTGGTGGTTGTTAAGTAAGCAAAGTCTAAAATTGATAACCAAAAATCACAACTAAGTAAAGAAGTATCACTTATCACACAATTCATAAAAAGTGGCTGATTTATATGGGAAAAGTTATTATTCATTATACTACAATAGCAGGTCACATGACGTGGTGTAGATCTATCATCTTTTATAATGATGCATCAAGTTTAATTCTTTTCCTTTTTTGCAGTTATTCTActcattttttaaatctttaGTGGGAAAGGATGTGGTAGTGGAACTGAAAAATGACCTCAGGTAATTTTACCCATATATTTAATGCTTtaattttaaaggaaatgtttatgATGATTATCAGCATTTTTAGTATCATTTATGATCCTGAAcaataatgtaaaacaaaaaaagaattGTTGAATAAACCAGATATTAGATTAGAAAATTATTATAAGATATAATCATTGTTATcttttaacatgtttttttttggtaGTATATGTGGTACTCTCCATTCTGTGGATCAGTTCTTGAACATCAAACTGACAGACATCTCAGTTACAGACCCAGACAAATACCCACACATGGTAAGTCTGTCGTAAATACAAAGTTCACTCATTTCACCCAGTAACAGACCCAGACAAGTACCCACACATGGTAAGTCTGTCGTAAATACAAAGTTCACTCATTTCACCCAGTTACAGACCCAGACAAATACCCACACATGGTAAGTCTGTCGTAAATACAAAGTTCACTCATTTCACCCAGTAACAGACCCAGACAAGTACCCACACATGGTAAGTCTGTCGTAAATACAAAGTTCACTCATTTCACCCAGTAACAGACCCAGACAAATACCCACACATGGTAAGTCTGTCGTAAATACAAAGTTCACTCATTTCACCCAGTGACAGACCCAGACAAGTACCCACACATGGTAAGTCTGTCGTAAATACAAAGTTCACTCATTTCACCCAGTTACAGACCCAGACAAATACCCACACATGGTAAGTCTGTCGTAAATACAAAGTTCACTCATTTCACCCAGTAACAGACCCAGACAAATACCCACACATGGTAAGTCTGTCGTAAATACAAAGTTCACTCATTTCACCCAGTAACAGACCCAGACAAAGTACCCACACATGGTAAGTCTGTCGTAAATACAAAGTTCACTCATTTCACCCAGTAACAGACCCAGACAAATACCCACACATGGTAAGTCTGTCGTAAATACAAAGTTCACCCATTCACAACAATAGGTCAACAATTCAATCATGTGATGTTAACATAACAGCATCTTGCATTTATGTAACATCAATACTACAAACATAAGTGGTCCATCAGGGTAAGAAAATACTAATCCTGCACTCCCTTATGTCAGCTATGGGTGAGAACACTGAGATAAGGGGATCTCAACTGTCCTGGGTAAGATTATTAAGCTTTTAAACACTTGACAAGCTTCATGTCTCACCCCTAGGGGATGAAAGATTCTACATTTATTCTAAAAATTCATTGGATTTTTCAGTAAAATTCTATTAATCCATTGGGTTAGTCAGTAAAATTAGCCATGTGTGGTGGGTGAATATTGAGTTATTGACACATGAAtctaataaattacatatattgataaatagcAAGGCAAATTTATCTCGAACGTCCACAAGTAACTTATCAGTGTGCATATCCAGAGAAAACATATTAAGAGTTCCCAGCTGCATATGTTGTATCATGCTTATgcaattgtttttgttttgtttagttaTCTGTGAAGAACTGCTTCATCAGAGGATCAGTAGTGAGGTACGTCCAGCTGCCAGCAGATGAATGTGACACACAACTTTTACAGGATGCTGCCAGGAAAGAAGCTGTACAGAACCGGCAACGGTGATCTTTGGCAGTGACAGAACATTactaaaacaaacaatttagaTCACAATAAAACAGGCAGCAGGATCCAACACAACACATGCTCTTGAAGAAATAGTTGTTGAATCACTTGTTGGATCAAGGAATTTCTGATACAGGGCAGCAACTGTTGTTAACTGCTGAATCTTCTCTGTTGATGAATCAGTAAAATGCATTAGCCCTATTATAAACAATCAGAGAGCAAATATTATCTGGTGATTTTTCCTCTCGAGTTTGAAAGGATGTACATGGATGTATGGGGGAGAAAGAAGGCAAAATAAAAGGGAGATACTATGGATGTATGGGGGAGAAAGAAGGCGAAATGAAAGGGAGATACTATGGATGTATTGGGAGAAAGAAGCTTCAATTTGAAATGGAAGTCAGTCAATTGACAGGTAATGGAGTGAGAGGAAATGTGCTGAATTGGGAGAGTTTTTTTCAACACCTGATGTACAATTGGTAGAATTTGTATACAGTTGTAACATATTGTAACTTCAGATTTCTAGAAGAAACTACAAATCTAATGTTATGCTGTGTTGTAAATATCATGCCAGAACTCACCAGATCTGTTTGAGAGTTTGATTCAAAGGTTAAATAGCTCATGTCATGGAGAAGTGAAACACTTTTGGAAATACTGTACTTGTGTATGTGAGAAATACATGTTAATTGATATTCACTTTTAAAATGTCttgtatatgtaaaataaagtGATGAAAAATTTTATGTGTCTGGCTGTCAATAATATCTAATTTCTTGTGAAGTTTTGTTCAGTATGTCTTCTGTTTTATCTCCTCCCTAATAACAGTCCTTAGTCGTAAAAGTAAGTTTTTTTGTTGACTATCATCAGATGGCAGTCTATACAAATTGTCTATCATTTCTGGTCTGCAATTCGTCCTTGAAAATCACTGTTATCACTATCCATTAAGAAATCCTAGTAACTTTTCCTGAAATTCCATGGACTGATTATGAAAAGAACAAGACGAAAATGATTGGTTGATCTGGGAATTTGCCAGTTTGCTTTTCATCCCCATTTTTCAGTAAAAATTGTGAAAAGagtgttgacaatgattttCTATAAAAAGTAACTGCAACCTTTTCCATGGCCCTGGCACCCTAAAATGATATTCTCATGCTTGACCAATATATGAAGATTgatcaaaatctgtttaaaaatgaagtcaCTGAAGTGCTGATAAGAATTAAGAAAGTAATGGTAATCTTTGTCCTTGACCAAAGATTTTCAATAAATAGTGATAGCGACCTAAGCACCCTGAGGCACTGTTAAAATCGAGATATTCTCATACTTGACTAATACAGGAAGTTTGACCAAAACCTGTTGTCACCAGAGTGCTGACATGATTGATTTTCTA
The window above is part of the Pecten maximus chromosome 2, xPecMax1.1, whole genome shotgun sequence genome. Proteins encoded here:
- the LOC117320916 gene encoding U6 snRNA-associated Sm-like protein LSm2; amino-acid sequence: MLFYSFFKSLVGKDVVVELKNDLSICGTLHSVDQFLNIKLTDISVTDPDKYPHMLSVKNCFIRGSVVRYVQLPADECDTQLLQDAARKEAVQNRQR